In the genome of Mucilaginibacter sp. 14171R-50, the window TACCTCAACCTTTAAAAACTCATCGTACTGTGCAAGAGTTTTGCCGCCGTTGGTAATAAAATCAAGCAGCTGGTTAAATTCATCCCGCCGCAGGTCGGCAAAGGCAAAGGTGGTTTTTATTTCCCGGAACAGCTCATCAGCCCTAAAGCCGTCAGATACGGCCAAGGTAACCATAAACTGTATCAGCACATCAAAGGTAAGTAGCATTGGGTCACGGCTTTCAAATACACCTTTTTTAATGGCCCCTTTAAGCGCAGCGCCTTCCAATAGTTCAAGCGAATGGGTGGGCACAAAATATGCCTTTGATATAGCCCCGGGATGATGGCCGCTGCGCCCCGCGCGTTGCATAAAACGCGCCACGCCTTTCGGGCTGCCGACCTGTACAACCGTGTCTACGGGGCGAAAATCGACACCGAGATCGAGGCTTGATGTACACACCACAACTTTTAGGGCTTCGGCATGCAGGGCTTGCTCCACCCAGTTACGCAGTTCATTGTCGAGCGAGCCATGGTGCATGGCCATAATGCCCGCATATTCGGGATAGTTATCGATAATGGCGTGGTACCAGATCTCGCTTTGCGACCGGGTATTGGTAAATATCAGCGTGGTTTTACTCTTAGCCACTATCTCCATCACCTGCGGCAACAGCTTTACACCAATATGCCCCGCCCAGCTGTAGTTTTCAATATTTTCGGGGATGACAGATTCTATCACCAGTCTTTTATCAATATTGGCGCGCACCATTTTTATCTGCTCGGGCGGGAAGTCGTTCCCAAGCAATACCTCGGCCGCCTGTTCCAAATTGCCGATGGTTGCGCTGATACCCCAGATTTTAAGTTTGCTGTTTGCTGTTTGCAGTGGGCTGTTGGTTACTTGGTTAACTTTTCCTGCCAACTGCAAATCGCCTACCGCTAACTCGTCCCTGCCATTTGCCAACTGCAAACTGCCAACTGAAGCAAGGGCCTTAAGGCGCGAAAGTCCCAACTCCACCTGTACACCGCGCTTGGTGCCGAGCAACTCGTGCCACTCATCGCAAACCATTACCTGTAGGCCTTTAAATACCTTATCATACTCCTTTTGGGCCAGCATCAGATGCAGGCTTTCGGGGGTGGTGAGCAATACCTCGGGTAGTTTCTTTTTCAGGGCGGCTTTTTCGGCGGCGGACGTGTCGCCAGTGCGGGTCATGATACGCCAGGGCAGGCCGATATCGTCGCATACCTCTTGCATAGCCTTGCGTATATCGTTGGTTAATGCGCGCAGGGGCGTTATCCATAACATCAATAGGCCGTTGTTCTTTTGCGTAGTATAAGTATCGGGGTGTTTGTTTATAAAGTCTGCCAAAAAGGGCAAAAACAATGCAAAGGTTTTACCGCTGCCGGTAGGCGCGTTCAGTAAGCCCGAATAACCTGAAAGATACGCGGCCTCCATCTCTTTTTGAAACGGGAACTGCTTCCACTGCTTTTGCCTGTACCATTGCTGTATTACGGTTTGTCCTTTTGTAAGCATTGTTTATGATAACAAAATACGCTAATATTGGTTATAGCTATCAACTGTAAATTAATTAAATTGTTACAACCATGATATCGTCGCGATATTTATTTATACCCTTACTTGCCATTATTGTAATATCATGCAAGCAAAAGCCAGCTTCAACGGCCGATAATAGCCAGGCCGAAGATACTACCGTAAATAAGGTTGATACCGCCGTTGTTGACCTTCCCGGCGATAAGCCCATACCACTTGCCCAGTTAGTTGTACCGGGAATAAGCCTTGGCCAAACAACCATAAACGAAAGCAGCGAAAATATCTATACACGTTTAGGCAAACCCGATGCCGGGGATGCGGCTATGGGTAAAAGCATAGCTATCTGGTATGCCAACCACGATACTACCGGCTATGTTACTCAAATGTATTTTTCGCGCGATATGGGTAACGACGAAACCAGCCGCGTTAAACAGGTAAGGGTTACTTCACCGGTATTTAAAGTAACCAATAAGCTGCATACCGGCGCGCCTTTAAAAGATGCAATGGCCTTATATCACCTAAAAAAAGTGGCAACATTTACCGATAAAGGAAATAGCCGCAGCCTTTACGACGATGCCAAAGCAGGCATCGGTTTTGAAGCGGATGATAAAAATATCATTACCGGTATTACAGTACACGAGCCGGGTAAAGATGTAACAACCACTTACCTGCCGTTCTTCGCCGATCTAAAACCGGTTAAATAAAACCGATAAAGGGGAACTTATTTGTGCGCCGCCAGGTAATCGTGTACTTCCTGATCAACATCAAGGATATCAATATTAGGTTTGATGATGCGCCAGTTACCGTCGACTAAAAAGTACCTTGGCACGTTAGTGATCTTCCAGTTGGCTACATTTGGCGAATTGTTGCCTTTAAAATCAGCCACCTGTGGCCAGGTCAGATTATTTTGCTTAACTGCCCGTTTCCATACCTGGGGGTAAGCATCTATTGAAACACTTACAACGGCAAAATGCTTTTTATCGCTATCGGTAATAATAAGGCCCTTAGCAATTTTAGCATGGTTCAATTGGCAAAGCCGGTTGCCCGATATCCAAAATTCAACCAGGGTTAATTTTCCTTTGAATGGTAGCCTGGTAAATTCTTTGCCATCGGGCATTTCACCAATAATATCCGGGGCTTCTGAGCCCGGTAAAAGTTTTACCAGTACGCTTAGCTTATCGGCTACCGATTGTCCGTCGGATGTTTTTTTGGCATCATCAGGGAGTTTAGATAAAAGCTTGTTGTATTCAACAGGATACTCATCCATATACTGTAACGACATGATATGTGGTGCAACAACGTTATCCGGGTGCCGGGATATATAAGCATCCAAAATTTTTGGCTCCAGTTTTCTTCTTTGAGTTTGAAGGTCGCGGGTTTTTTTGAATAGGGCGGAGCGCTCTTTCTTTGACTGCTCCCTGGCAGCGTGCGAATCTATAACTACAAGCATCGAATCTATACTGTGGTTTAAGCCGCCTGCTATCTCGTTTTCTGTTTTATAATAATCTGATAATTGCTGTTGGGTTTTTGACGTAGACGTTATCTCCGGGTAAACCCCTTTGGTGTTGGCCTTCGCATCAATAATGTATTTGCCGTTTTCAAGATAAACCTCGAAGTTATTTTTAGCACTTAAAGGCTTGTCGCTGTCAATTATCGATAAAGTATAATATCTCGGGCTTTCCACAGGCGTAGTGATAGTAGCGCTGCCATTTGTAAGGGGCTGGGTAAGCAATTGCTCTTTACCCTTTGATAATATAATGCTTCCGTTTGTAACATGGGACTTAATAGTAACTTCAAATTTCGGGGTATTGTTACAGGCGACTATTAGAAAACAAAGGGTAATTAGATATAGGTTATACTTCATAGTTTTAAATGTAACAAGGTGCCCTAAAATATGAAATATCCTGGCTTTGCGGGTAAAAACGTGGCTGTATGAGGTAAAAATATTGAAACCTAAAGGCTTACAAAAAAACATTCTGCTTAGACTGTTTCTAAATAGTTATTATCGTTCCATTAAACCGAAACCATTTCTATCTTTTGGTACTTTTGCCTAAATAAATCTGATCAATAATGAGCGAATTTAAACAAACCTTTAACTCATCACTGGGAAAAAAGCTGATAATGGCTTTAACAGGCTTGTTTTTGTGTACTTTTTTAATTGTGCACCTGGGCGGTAACCTCTTGCTTTTTAAGCACGACCAGGGTTTTGCATTTAACAGCTACGCAAATTTCTTAACGCATTTTCCACCCATCGAAGTTATCGCCTGGCTGTTGTACCTGGCTATTATAGTGCACAGCATTTACGCCCTTGTATTAACTATTAAAAACCGCAGGGCAAGGCCGGTAGGTTATGCTGTGCAAACCAAATCTCCTGCTTCATGGTCATCAAAGAACATGGGCTTGCTGGGTTCTATCCTGTTTTTGTTTATCGTTATTCACATGGGCGATTTTTGGTTCACCTATAAGTATAACAATATATTAGGTTTTAAGGAATACCGCACCAACCTGGCAACTAACGAAACCACAGTATCTGACTATACCCCTGCAACGCCTGACTTTGAACGGTCGATATCTACGGAGAACAACGTAGAGATCATTCGTGTAAAAGACCTGCACGCGCGTATACAAAGCAGTTTCAGCAACATATTTTATGTGATATTTTACGTAATAGCAATGGGCGCGGTATCGTTCCACTTGCTGCATGGGTTCCAAAGCGCGTTTCATACGCTGGGTTGGGTGCATCGAAAATACAAGCCAATAGTTTATTTTTTTGGCACCTGGCTGTTTGCGGTGATCATACCTCTGGGTTTTGCGCTGATGCCGGTAGTTTATTACATACAGAGTTTAAAATAATTTACGAATTGCAACTTGGATTGAACGGTATTCGTAAATCTAAAGATCGTAATTCTAAAATCGTAAATAGAAACAAATGAGTTTAGATGCTAAAATTCCGCAAGGCCCATTAGCCGAAAAATGGAGCAAGCATAAATTTAATTTAAAGCTGGTTAACCCCGCCAATAAGCGTAAGTACGATATTATTGTTGTGGGTACAGGCTTAGCGGGCGCTTCGGCGGCGGCATCGCTGGCCGAGCTTGGGTATAACGTTAAATCGTTCTGCTTTCAGGATAGTCCGCGCCGTGCGCACTCTATTGCGGCGCAGGGTGGTATTAACGCTGCAAAAAATTATCAGAATGACGGAGACAGCGTTTACCGTCTATTTTACGATACCATTAAAGGGGGCGATTACCGCTCGCGCGAGGCCAACGTTTACCGCCTTGCCGAGGTATCGGTAAATATCATCGATCAGTGTGTGGCACAAGGCGTTCCCTTTGCCCGCGAGTACGGCGGCTTACTTGATAACCGCTCATTTGGTGGCGCGCAGGTATCGCGTACATTTTATGCCCGCGGCCAAACAGGCCAGCAGCTTTTGCTTGGTGCATATTCGGCATTGAACCGCCAGATACACCTGGGCAAAGTAAAGGTATACACCCGCACCGAAATGCTGGACGTGGTAATGATTGACGGCCACGCC includes:
- a CDS encoding ligase-associated DNA damage response DEXH box helicase, whose amino-acid sequence is MLTKGQTVIQQWYRQKQWKQFPFQKEMEAAYLSGYSGLLNAPTGSGKTFALFLPFLADFINKHPDTYTTQKNNGLLMLWITPLRALTNDIRKAMQEVCDDIGLPWRIMTRTGDTSAAEKAALKKKLPEVLLTTPESLHLMLAQKEYDKVFKGLQVMVCDEWHELLGTKRGVQVELGLSRLKALASVGSLQLANGRDELAVGDLQLAGKVNQVTNSPLQTANSKLKIWGISATIGNLEQAAEVLLGNDFPPEQIKMVRANIDKRLVIESVIPENIENYSWAGHIGVKLLPQVMEIVAKSKTTLIFTNTRSQSEIWYHAIIDNYPEYAGIMAMHHGSLDNELRNWVEQALHAEALKVVVCTSSLDLGVDFRPVDTVVQVGSPKGVARFMQRAGRSGHHPGAISKAYFVPTHSLELLEGAALKGAIKKGVFESRDPMLLTFDVLIQFMVTLAVSDGFRADELFREIKTTFAFADLRRDEFNQLLDFITNGGKTLAQYDEFLKVEVDNGLFKVNSRRVALRHRLSIGTITSELSIRVKWLSGGSLGTLEEGFISKLKPGDTFWFAGRSLEFVKVKEMTAYVKKSTKTKGLIPSWAGGRMPLSSQLSAVFRDKLDEVANGIETDIEVRALKPLFDLQAQLSHLPERHEFLIESFRSREGHHLLFYPFEGRLVHEGMASLLAYRISKIKPASFSIAMNDYGFELLTDEDIPIEEALEDADFFSINNLISDIQNSLNSNEMARRKFRDIAHIGGLVFTGYPGQQVKNKHLQASTSLLFEVFNEYEPDNLLVRQAYNEALAFQLEEFRLRAALQRIQTQNIILKNIERPTPFAFPILVDSLGRERLTTETMEERIAKMARRYGAEEVADRPSAKSRKPGVTRKKGF
- a CDS encoding succinate dehydrogenase cytochrome b subunit, producing the protein MSEFKQTFNSSLGKKLIMALTGLFLCTFLIVHLGGNLLLFKHDQGFAFNSYANFLTHFPPIEVIAWLLYLAIIVHSIYALVLTIKNRRARPVGYAVQTKSPASWSSKNMGLLGSILFLFIVIHMGDFWFTYKYNNILGFKEYRTNLATNETTVSDYTPATPDFERSISTENNVEIIRVKDLHARIQSSFSNIFYVIFYVIAMGAVSFHLLHGFQSAFHTLGWVHRKYKPIVYFFGTWLFAVIIPLGFALMPVVYYIQSLK
- a CDS encoding thioredoxin-like domain-containing protein produces the protein MKYNLYLITLCFLIVACNNTPKFEVTIKSHVTNGSIILSKGKEQLLTQPLTNGSATITTPVESPRYYTLSIIDSDKPLSAKNNFEVYLENGKYIIDAKANTKGVYPEITSTSKTQQQLSDYYKTENEIAGGLNHSIDSMLVVIDSHAAREQSKKERSALFKKTRDLQTQRRKLEPKILDAYISRHPDNVVAPHIMSLQYMDEYPVEYNKLLSKLPDDAKKTSDGQSVADKLSVLVKLLPGSEAPDIIGEMPDGKEFTRLPFKGKLTLVEFWISGNRLCQLNHAKIAKGLIITDSDKKHFAVVSVSIDAYPQVWKRAVKQNNLTWPQVADFKGNNSPNVANWKITNVPRYFLVDGNWRIIKPNIDILDVDQEVHDYLAAHK